From the Brevibacillus choshinensis genome, one window contains:
- the asnS gene encoding asparagine--tRNA ligase, which translates to MLTTIAQVGQHVGQEVRMGCWLYNKRGSGKIQFLQLRDGSGFIQGVVVKAEVAEDVWEKASKLTQESSLYITGVVRADDRAPSGYELNVTGVEIIQIAENYPISLKEHGVDFLMDHRHLWLRTPRQRAVMAVRSEVIRAMYEFFQQNGFFKVDPPILTPTSAEGTTNLFHTKYFDEDAYLSQSGQLYMEAAAMALGRVYSFGPTFRAEKSKTRRHLIEFWMIEPEMAFVDQEENLRIQEAFVSHVVQSVLKNCQMELKTLERDTTKLQGVTGSFPRISYDDAIKLLQEKGSEIKWGDDFGAPDETTIAEHFDKPVFITNYPTEIKAFYMKPDPERPEVVLCADLIAPEGYGEIIGGSQRIDDPELLEKRFAEHELSEDAYRWYLDLRKYGTVPHSGFGLGLERTIAWICGLDHVRETIPFPRMLYRLYP; encoded by the coding sequence ATGTTGACGACGATTGCCCAGGTGGGGCAGCATGTTGGACAAGAAGTACGTATGGGTTGCTGGCTGTATAACAAGCGAGGCAGCGGAAAAATTCAATTTCTGCAATTGCGTGATGGCTCCGGCTTTATCCAAGGGGTCGTGGTAAAAGCAGAAGTAGCTGAAGACGTTTGGGAAAAAGCGTCTAAACTGACACAAGAAAGCTCTCTTTACATAACGGGTGTTGTTCGGGCAGATGACCGCGCACCAAGTGGATACGAATTGAATGTGACTGGTGTGGAGATTATCCAGATCGCAGAAAATTATCCGATTTCCTTAAAAGAGCATGGCGTTGATTTCCTGATGGATCACCGTCATTTGTGGTTGCGTACCCCACGTCAGCGTGCAGTGATGGCTGTTCGTTCTGAAGTGATTCGTGCGATGTACGAGTTCTTCCAGCAAAATGGATTCTTCAAAGTCGATCCACCGATTTTGACTCCTACTTCTGCGGAAGGGACGACAAATCTGTTCCACACCAAGTACTTTGATGAAGATGCTTACCTGTCTCAATCGGGTCAGCTGTATATGGAAGCAGCTGCAATGGCATTGGGTCGGGTTTACTCGTTTGGACCGACTTTCCGGGCAGAAAAATCAAAGACTCGTCGCCATTTGATTGAGTTTTGGATGATCGAGCCGGAGATGGCGTTCGTGGATCAAGAAGAAAACCTGCGCATTCAGGAAGCGTTCGTGTCTCATGTCGTTCAATCCGTTCTGAAAAACTGTCAGATGGAACTGAAAACGTTGGAACGCGACACAACCAAGCTCCAAGGTGTGACTGGTTCATTCCCTCGTATCAGCTATGATGATGCGATCAAATTGCTCCAGGAAAAAGGTAGTGAAATCAAGTGGGGCGACGATTTTGGTGCTCCAGATGAGACGACTATTGCCGAGCACTTCGACAAGCCTGTCTTCATCACAAACTATCCTACTGAGATCAAGGCGTTCTATATGAAGCCAGATCCTGAGCGTCCAGAAGTGGTGCTATGTGCCGACTTGATCGCCCCAGAAGGATATGGGGAGATCATCGGAGGAAGTCAACGTATCGACGATCCAGAGCTGTTGGAAAAACGCTTTGCTGAGCATGAGCTATCGGAAGACGCTTATCGCTGGTATCTGGATCTGCGCAAGTACGGTACCGTCCCTCACTCTGGTTTTGGCCTGGGTCTGGAGCGTACCATCGCCTGGATCTGCGGATTGGATCACGTACGCGAGACTATTCCATTCCCACGTATGCTGTACCGTCTCTACCCTTAA
- a CDS encoding AAA family ATPase, with protein MGKELLIGVIPGVLIFLLFLGVNIVPFVLFAVVIGAILFMVNRQQSGQGGNFALGSKRKQSKHVIPKSDIQFADIGGQERAKKELKEALDFLVYKDKIEQYGIRPIKGVLLTGPPGTGKTLMAKAAANYTNSAFVAASGSQFVEMYVGVGAQRVREMFKEVKAMAEKNGQDSAIIFIDEIDVIGGKRDGQQQKEYDQTLNQLLTEMDGVATSDKPRVLVMAATNRKDMLDSALLRPGRFDRHINVDLPDKPAREQILTIHTANKPLGSDVVLEKVAQETFGFSGAQLESVANEAAIYAMRDSSSKIESRHFAYAVDKVMLGEKVDREASEEEKRRVALHELGHAIVSEMVRPGSVSQVTLSPRGQALGYVRQNPLEDRYLYTKDSMEKQIMVSLGGAVAEEIYYGGRSTGSKNDFEQALGMAQEIVQSGMSRLGIVHLQFVDKTRIHDEVEHLLENLLEKTREMLSKCDVVFKNSLQTLLDSEVLQGDEFRALLEKNQSKEHVAV; from the coding sequence GTGGGTAAAGAACTACTGATCGGTGTCATTCCCGGAGTCTTGATCTTTCTGTTGTTTTTAGGTGTAAACATCGTGCCGTTTGTGCTGTTTGCCGTAGTTATCGGGGCGATTTTATTTATGGTTAATCGTCAGCAAAGCGGGCAGGGTGGTAACTTTGCGCTTGGCAGCAAGCGAAAACAGAGCAAGCACGTCATTCCAAAAAGCGATATTCAATTTGCTGACATCGGTGGTCAGGAACGTGCCAAGAAGGAGCTCAAAGAAGCATTGGACTTTTTGGTGTACAAGGACAAGATTGAGCAATATGGCATTCGCCCGATTAAAGGGGTACTGCTGACAGGTCCTCCGGGAACTGGTAAGACGTTAATGGCAAAAGCCGCCGCGAATTACACCAACTCGGCATTTGTGGCTGCCTCTGGCTCCCAGTTTGTAGAGATGTACGTGGGTGTAGGTGCCCAGCGCGTTCGCGAAATGTTTAAAGAAGTGAAAGCAATGGCTGAGAAAAACGGTCAAGACAGTGCGATCATCTTCATCGATGAGATTGACGTCATCGGTGGAAAACGGGATGGCCAGCAGCAAAAAGAGTATGATCAGACCTTGAACCAGCTGCTGACGGAAATGGATGGGGTGGCTACGAGTGACAAGCCACGTGTTCTCGTCATGGCAGCTACCAACCGGAAGGACATGCTGGATTCGGCTCTGTTGCGTCCGGGGCGTTTTGACCGACACATCAATGTCGACTTGCCAGACAAGCCTGCACGTGAGCAAATCTTGACGATTCATACGGCAAACAAGCCGTTGGGCTCTGATGTTGTTCTGGAAAAAGTGGCGCAAGAGACATTTGGTTTTTCCGGAGCACAGCTGGAAAGCGTCGCCAATGAGGCAGCGATTTACGCCATGCGTGACAGCAGCAGTAAGATCGAATCTCGACATTTTGCCTATGCCGTAGATAAAGTCATGCTCGGTGAGAAAGTGGACCGGGAAGCCTCTGAGGAAGAAAAAAGACGGGTGGCCTTGCATGAATTGGGCCATGCGATTGTGAGCGAAATGGTACGTCCGGGCTCGGTATCCCAGGTCACGTTGAGTCCACGTGGTCAAGCTTTGGGCTACGTGCGTCAAAATCCTCTAGAAGACCGCTATTTGTATACGAAAGATTCGATGGAAAAGCAGATCATGGTAAGCCTGGGTGGTGCCGTCGCAGAAGAAATTTACTACGGTGGTCGCAGTACGGGCTCCAAGAACGATTTCGAGCAAGCGTTGGGAATGGCACAGGAAATCGTGCAGAGTGGGATGTCTCGTCTAGGAATCGTCCATTTGCAGTTTGTCGATAAAACGCGTATCCACGATGAAGTGGAACACTTGCTGGAAAACCTGCTGGAGAAAACGCGTGAAATGTTAAGCAAATGTGATGTCGTATTCAAGAACAGTCTCCAAACCTTGCTAGACTCAGAAGTGCTGCAAGGAGACGAGTTCCGCGCATTGCTAGAGAAAAACCAATCGAAAGAACATGTCGCTGTATAA
- a CDS encoding DnaD domain-containing protein produces the protein MDSQILQLLQEGATSVSNLLLKMYKRMSLADDEMMLLIHLLSFQQEGNRFPTLTELEERMSLSNMRLIQSLQKLLKEEWISIDEFIDPQTGMRHEQYNLTPLYRKLYQTWREQQTDPHLIESINEPFRQAAASLDDEPVAIYGRFEQAFGRPLSPFELESIHMWTGQDGYSEELVLTALREAATVGKLHIRYIDRILLEWQKQQITSVEQARHYSMNFRRQSTSKDHRQPL, from the coding sequence ATGGATTCCCAAATATTGCAACTGTTGCAAGAAGGTGCAACATCCGTCTCCAACCTGCTCTTGAAAATGTACAAACGCATGTCTTTGGCTGATGACGAGATGATGCTGCTCATCCATCTGCTTTCCTTTCAACAAGAGGGGAATCGCTTCCCTACTTTAACCGAGCTGGAGGAGCGAATGTCCTTGTCGAATATGAGACTGATACAATCGCTGCAAAAGCTTCTGAAGGAAGAATGGATTAGCATTGACGAATTTATCGACCCACAAACCGGGATGCGGCATGAGCAATACAATTTGACGCCTTTGTATCGGAAGCTATACCAAACCTGGCGAGAGCAGCAAACGGACCCGCATTTGATAGAATCAATCAACGAACCGTTTCGACAAGCTGCAGCCTCACTGGATGACGAGCCTGTTGCGATATATGGACGATTTGAACAGGCATTTGGACGTCCGCTCTCCCCGTTTGAACTGGAAAGCATCCACATGTGGACCGGACAAGACGGCTACTCGGAAGAATTGGTTTTGACCGCCTTGCGCGAAGCAGCCACCGTAGGCAAGCTGCACATTCGCTATATCGACCGAATTTTGCTCGAATGGCAGAAGCAGCAAATTACGAGTGTGGAGCAAGCTCGGCACTACAGCATGAATTTTCGCAGACAATCCACCTCTAAAGACCATCGTCAACCGCTTTGA
- a CDS encoding cell wall elongation regulator TseB-like domain-containing protein: protein MAVRITVVVIAALLLIGAGFTYHLTSSVVGERNSFDDQVMQWVQERTTISQVDSIDEYRGKQSYAVVLGKNNAGTPVVAWLTDKTAAFDRMDLAVPRKNVEAAVLKGFPQATITHIVPGLENEKRFWEVTLTDKDGRFHYLHYDLFNGTLLASYVLSPTS from the coding sequence GTGGCTGTAAGAATAACCGTGGTGGTAATCGCCGCTCTGCTTTTGATTGGAGCAGGATTTACTTACCATTTGACCTCTTCCGTCGTAGGGGAAAGAAATAGCTTTGATGACCAGGTAATGCAGTGGGTTCAAGAACGCACGACGATCAGCCAGGTTGATTCAATTGATGAGTACAGAGGGAAACAAAGTTACGCGGTCGTATTGGGGAAAAACAATGCGGGGACACCTGTCGTTGCGTGGTTGACGGACAAGACTGCAGCATTTGATCGCATGGATCTAGCCGTACCGCGTAAAAACGTAGAGGCTGCCGTGTTAAAAGGATTTCCTCAAGCAACGATCACGCACATTGTTCCTGGCTTGGAAAATGAGAAACGTTTTTGGGAAGTAACACTGACAGATAAGGACGGTCGGTTCCATTATCTTCATTACGATTTGTTTAACGGCACTTTGTTAGCTTCGTATGTATTGTCACCGACTTCCTGA
- a CDS encoding WIAG-tail domain, which translates to MANVNRRKLNKNLGKTFKQSRPENEIPLMQTSTDVDWLSALEADLLDAELNAPPQPAPIVSRSSQTPPPMPRMPKQGISSNQTTFTKVIKDRNDDRVRSFVYTDDLTDQSVTNEKIANRAIDTSKVKPGSIDNSLLKDYAVDSSKLADSSVTSNKIAPQAIHSEHLGRGIIYSEMIQDRSISGQKLINNSITSEKLADKVIDSMKFAEGTIQSKHIQDQAITTELIQDQAITGDKLKTGGVQTRHLANYAVNSVKLEDGAVTTDKVRDGAVTAVKLDEDAIESQHIREGAILHHHVAELAIDGSNIAPGAVNDVHIAFQTIYSQHLHPEAVTSDKISPYAVLTEHLDHSSVTSEKVAKESISSVHLQAASIQTSHLQDQVVTTKKLGDSQVTTSKLADKSITHEKLGNRSVWSHHLLEDSVEAKHLADGAIIPEKLAKKVIEEQHLTERLIGPSHLREYSVQTQHLLDHLVTTSKLAPESVSTDKITELSVTTNKLADSAVTAQKMSSEAVKTRHLGKASVTGEKLAEKSVTAVHLASLSVQNEHIQPKSITKEKLQEGSVTREKLVDRVVDGTKLELKTVTGEHIVFDSLTGRHLAEGSITGEKIKANVIETKHLNKSIIMEEQLADGSVTSQKIVPGAISPAHLEDHSIPAEKLAFHPVETSRTPGTTLQLFGFTPFRMETGQKTVDVKVPLQQPFANTNYCIVGMTNQSGTSVSLKKVTKWAAVLTVFRLVGLEEKGGVLQWIAIGEKGSLEDKDDFDILEMTSEEETIDLPEELEEETLDLLEELEEEALDLPEELAEEQ; encoded by the coding sequence ATGGCAAATGTAAATCGGCGAAAGCTAAACAAAAATTTGGGGAAAACGTTTAAACAAAGCCGCCCGGAAAATGAGATACCACTCATGCAGACCTCTACAGACGTGGATTGGCTCAGCGCTTTGGAGGCAGATCTATTGGATGCGGAACTCAATGCTCCGCCCCAGCCTGCCCCGATCGTATCCAGGAGCAGCCAAACTCCGCCACCAATGCCCAGAATGCCCAAGCAGGGTATTTCCTCTAATCAAACAACTTTTACCAAAGTGATAAAAGATCGTAATGATGACCGAGTGAGATCGTTTGTATACACAGACGATCTGACAGATCAGTCCGTTACGAATGAAAAGATCGCTAATCGTGCTATTGACACGTCCAAAGTAAAGCCAGGGAGCATAGACAACTCCTTATTGAAGGACTACGCGGTGGATAGCAGCAAGCTGGCGGATTCCAGCGTGACTTCAAACAAAATTGCCCCTCAAGCCATTCACAGTGAGCATCTAGGCAGAGGGATCATCTATAGTGAGATGATACAGGATCGTTCCATTTCGGGTCAAAAGCTAATCAATAACAGCATCACTTCAGAAAAATTGGCGGATAAAGTTATTGATTCTATGAAGTTTGCCGAAGGAACAATTCAGAGCAAGCATATTCAAGATCAAGCCATCACCACTGAATTGATCCAGGACCAAGCCATTACGGGAGATAAACTCAAAACAGGCGGTGTCCAAACAAGACATTTGGCCAATTACGCCGTCAATTCGGTCAAACTGGAGGATGGGGCTGTTACGACCGACAAGGTCCGCGATGGGGCTGTTACTGCAGTCAAACTCGACGAAGACGCAATCGAATCCCAGCACATTCGGGAAGGTGCCATTCTTCATCACCACGTGGCGGAGTTAGCGATCGATGGTAGCAATATAGCACCAGGAGCGGTCAATGATGTGCACATAGCGTTCCAGACAATCTATTCACAGCACTTGCATCCAGAAGCTGTCACGAGTGATAAAATCAGCCCGTACGCCGTGTTGACAGAGCATTTGGATCATTCCAGCGTCACCTCCGAAAAAGTAGCCAAAGAATCCATTAGCAGTGTCCACTTGCAAGCGGCAAGCATTCAAACATCCCATTTGCAAGATCAGGTGGTCACAACGAAAAAGCTTGGAGATTCGCAAGTGACGACGTCGAAACTCGCGGATAAGTCGATCACACACGAAAAACTGGGGAATCGAAGCGTGTGGAGCCATCACCTGCTCGAAGATAGTGTGGAAGCAAAGCATCTTGCTGATGGAGCAATCATCCCGGAAAAGCTGGCAAAAAAGGTCATTGAAGAACAGCATTTGACCGAACGATTGATTGGACCATCACACCTGCGTGAATACTCCGTGCAAACCCAACACCTGTTGGATCATCTCGTCACGACATCCAAGCTGGCTCCAGAGTCAGTCTCAACGGATAAAATTACGGAATTGAGCGTCACCACGAATAAACTGGCGGATTCGGCTGTAACTGCGCAAAAAATGAGCAGCGAGGCAGTTAAAACCCGTCATTTGGGCAAAGCCTCCGTGACAGGAGAAAAGTTAGCTGAAAAAAGCGTAACAGCAGTGCATCTCGCCAGTCTTTCGGTGCAAAATGAGCATATCCAGCCAAAATCTATCACCAAGGAAAAATTGCAGGAAGGCAGTGTCACACGCGAGAAGCTGGTTGATCGAGTCGTGGATGGCACAAAGCTAGAGCTGAAAACAGTGACGGGGGAGCATATTGTATTTGACAGCCTGACAGGGCGGCATCTCGCGGAAGGAAGCATTACGGGTGAAAAAATCAAAGCAAACGTGATCGAAACCAAACACCTGAATAAGTCGATCATCATGGAAGAGCAACTTGCTGATGGAAGCGTGACCAGTCAAAAAATTGTACCCGGTGCGATCAGTCCCGCTCATCTTGAGGATCACTCCATTCCAGCTGAAAAGCTAGCCTTTCATCCAGTTGAAACCAGCAGAACACCAGGGACGACTCTACAGCTGTTTGGATTTACACCGTTTCGGATGGAAACAGGACAAAAGACGGTTGATGTCAAGGTGCCGCTGCAACAGCCGTTTGCAAATACGAATTATTGTATAGTCGGCATGACCAATCAGTCCGGCACGTCTGTTTCCCTCAAGAAGGTAACGAAATGGGCAGCAGTTCTCACTGTTTTCCGCCTTGTGGGCCTGGAGGAAAAGGGGGGAGTTCTCCAATGGATCGCGATCGGAGAAAAGGGATCTCTAGAGGACAAAGACGATTTCGACATTTTGGAGATGACGAGCGAGGAAGAAACGATTGATTTGCCAGAGGAATTAGAGGAAGAAACGCTTGATTTGCTAGAGGAATTAGAGGAAGAAGCGCTTGATTTGCCAGAGGAATTAGCAGAAGAACAGTGA